Proteins co-encoded in one Bacillus paramycoides genomic window:
- a CDS encoding YlxQ family RNA-binding protein, giving the protein MSDWKSFLGLANRARKIISGEELVLKEVRSGKAKLVLLSEDASANTAKRITDKTTYYNVPMRKVENRQQLGHAIGRDERVVVAVLDEGFAKKLRSMLDTNYRG; this is encoded by the coding sequence GTGTCCGATTGGAAATCGTTTTTAGGACTAGCAAACCGGGCTCGAAAAATTATTTCGGGTGAAGAACTCGTTTTAAAAGAAGTACGAAGTGGCAAAGCAAAACTTGTTTTGCTATCTGAGGATGCGTCAGCAAATACTGCAAAGCGTATTACGGATAAAACGACGTATTACAACGTACCAATGAGAAAGGTCGAAAATCGACAACAATTAGGGCATGCGATTGGGAGAGATGAGCGAGTCGTTGTAGCTGTGTTAGATGAAGGCTTTGCGAAAAAGCTGCGTAGCATGCTCGATACAAATTACCGGGGGTGA
- the rnpM gene encoding RNase P modulator RnpM has translation MSNRKVPLRKCVVTQEMKSKRELVRIVRSKEGEVSIDLTGKKSGRGAYLSKDKESILQAQKKNVLEHHLKAKIDSSLYEELLELVEKESK, from the coding sequence ATGAGCAATCGAAAAGTTCCGTTACGAAAATGTGTTGTAACGCAAGAAATGAAATCAAAACGAGAGCTCGTTCGCATTGTTCGTTCCAAAGAGGGAGAAGTGTCTATTGATTTAACTGGAAAGAAATCAGGACGAGGTGCTTATTTATCAAAAGATAAAGAAAGCATTCTTCAAGCTCAAAAGAAAAATGTTTTGGAACATCATCTAAAAGCGAAAATCGACAGTTCTCTTTATGAAGAGCTTCTTGAGCTTGTTGAGAAGGAGTCGAAATAA
- the nusA gene encoding transcription termination factor NusA, producing MSTELLDALLVLESEKGISKDIIIDAIEAALISAYKRNFNQAQNVRVSFNPEVGTIQVLARKDVVDNVFDPRLEISVEEARQINPNYQDGDVLEIEVTPKDFGRIAAQTAKQVVTQRVREAERGVIYSEFSDREEDIMVGIVQRQDARFIYVSLGKVEALLPVSEQMPNEQYKPHDRIRVFITKVEKTTKGPQIYVSRTHPGLLKRLFEMEVPEIYDGTVEIRSVAREAGDRSKISVHAENIDVDPVGSCVGPKGQRVQRIVDELKGEKIDIVRWSNDPVEYVANALSPSQVVKVLVDEEEKATTVVVPDHQLSLAIGKRGQNARLAAKLTGWKIDIKSESDAKQLGIVTEEDSVVAFGFDSVEDEIE from the coding sequence ATGAGCACTGAGTTGTTAGATGCCTTGCTCGTATTAGAGTCAGAAAAAGGAATTAGCAAAGATATTATTATTGATGCGATTGAAGCAGCGTTAATCTCTGCTTATAAACGCAATTTTAACCAAGCACAAAACGTTCGTGTGAGCTTTAACCCAGAAGTGGGAACAATCCAAGTTTTAGCACGTAAAGACGTTGTTGATAATGTGTTTGATCCACGTCTTGAAATTTCTGTTGAAGAAGCAAGACAAATTAATCCAAACTATCAAGATGGTGACGTACTAGAAATTGAAGTAACACCAAAAGATTTCGGTCGTATTGCAGCACAAACTGCAAAACAAGTTGTAACACAACGAGTGCGTGAAGCAGAGCGTGGTGTTATTTACTCTGAGTTTAGTGACCGTGAAGAAGATATCATGGTTGGTATCGTACAACGTCAGGATGCTCGTTTCATTTACGTAAGCTTAGGGAAAGTAGAAGCTTTATTACCTGTAAGTGAGCAAATGCCAAACGAACAGTACAAACCACATGATCGCATTCGCGTATTCATTACGAAAGTAGAAAAAACAACAAAAGGACCACAAATTTACGTATCACGTACACATCCTGGTCTCTTAAAACGTTTATTCGAAATGGAAGTTCCTGAAATTTATGATGGAACTGTTGAAATTCGTTCTGTAGCACGTGAAGCGGGCGATCGTTCTAAAATCTCTGTACATGCAGAGAACATTGATGTTGATCCAGTAGGTTCTTGTGTAGGACCAAAAGGACAACGTGTACAACGCATTGTAGACGAACTAAAAGGTGAAAAGATTGACATCGTTCGCTGGTCAAACGATCCAGTAGAATATGTTGCCAATGCTTTAAGCCCATCACAAGTTGTGAAAGTACTTGTAGATGAAGAAGAAAAAGCAACAACTGTTGTTGTTCCAGACCACCAACTGTCATTAGCTATCGGTAAACGTGGACAAAATGCACGTCTAGCAGCTAAATTAACAGGTTGGAAAATTGATATTAAGAGTGAGTCTGATGCGAAACAACTTGGTATTGTAACAGAAGAAGATAGCGTAGTCGCATTCGGATTCGATTCAGTTGAAGACGAAATCGAATAG
- the rimP gene encoding ribosome maturation factor RimP: MDKKVTEVVEAFAQPIVEELNLELVDVEYVKEGQDWFLRVFIDSEKGVDIEECGAVSERLSEALDKEDPIPHLYFLDVSSPGAERPLKKEKDFQQAVGKQVAIKTYEPIDGEKMFEGKMLSYDGTTITLLLTIKTRKKEIQIPMDKVANARLAVTF, translated from the coding sequence ATGGATAAGAAAGTCACAGAAGTTGTAGAAGCATTTGCGCAGCCAATCGTTGAAGAGTTAAATCTTGAACTTGTAGATGTAGAGTATGTGAAAGAAGGACAAGACTGGTTCTTACGCGTATTCATCGATTCTGAAAAGGGAGTCGACATTGAAGAATGCGGTGCGGTGAGTGAACGTTTAAGCGAAGCTTTAGATAAAGAGGATCCAATTCCTCATCTTTACTTTTTGGATGTGTCATCTCCTGGAGCAGAACGCCCATTAAAGAAAGAGAAAGACTTCCAGCAAGCGGTAGGAAAACAAGTGGCAATTAAAACATATGAGCCGATTGATGGTGAAAAGATGTTTGAAGGCAAAATGCTTTCCTATGATGGTACTACAATTACACTATTATTAACAATTAAAACACGTAAAAAAGAAATCCAAATTCCAATGGATAAAGTTGCAAATGCGCGACTTGCTGTTACGTTTTAG